The proteins below are encoded in one region of Caulobacter henricii:
- the pyrC gene encoding dihydroorotase codes for MNSPQPLAFTNARLVDPESGYDGPGGVIVSEGVIADVAKGREFGKLGKGVRVVDCGGALLAPGLIDLRVKTGEPGAETKETLASAARAAAAGGVTSIVVQPDTDPAIDDPSVVDFILRRARDIDSARILCAGAATKGLKGEQMAEIGLMREAGCVYITDADRPIVDSKVFQRILTYAKGFDALLAHRPMDMWLARGGAAIGGEFAGRLGLPSISPMAERIMLERDIALLEATGGRLLVDQITSAGALETLARGKARGLRLSASVSINHLSFNELDIGDYRSFAKLTPPLRGEDDRQALIEALASGLIDIVVSAHAPAPAEDKRLPFDEATPGAIGVETLLPALLSLYHDERLPLVDLIRAVTLAPAELLGLRGGRIAPGAPADLVLCDIDAPIIVDAAKLLSKSKNSPFDGRRLQGQVLMTLVDGRVVHRAEG; via the coding sequence ATGAACTCGCCCCAGCCCCTGGCCTTCACCAATGCCCGTCTGGTCGATCCCGAGAGCGGCTATGACGGCCCCGGCGGGGTCATCGTCTCCGAGGGCGTGATTGCCGACGTCGCCAAGGGCCGCGAGTTCGGCAAGCTCGGCAAGGGCGTCCGCGTCGTCGACTGCGGTGGTGCCCTGCTGGCCCCCGGCCTGATCGACCTGCGGGTCAAGACCGGCGAGCCCGGGGCCGAGACCAAGGAAACCCTGGCCTCGGCCGCCCGCGCCGCCGCCGCCGGGGGCGTGACCAGCATCGTCGTCCAGCCCGACACTGATCCGGCCATCGACGATCCCAGCGTGGTCGACTTCATCCTGCGCCGGGCCCGCGACATCGACAGCGCCCGCATCCTCTGCGCCGGCGCGGCGACCAAGGGCCTGAAGGGCGAGCAGATGGCCGAGATCGGCCTGATGCGCGAGGCCGGCTGCGTCTATATCACCGACGCCGACCGTCCGATCGTCGACTCCAAGGTCTTCCAGCGCATCCTGACCTACGCCAAGGGCTTCGACGCCCTGCTGGCTCACCGGCCGATGGACATGTGGCTGGCCAGGGGCGGCGCAGCGATCGGCGGCGAATTTGCCGGCCGACTGGGCCTGCCGTCGATCTCGCCGATGGCCGAACGCATCATGCTCGAGCGCGACATCGCCCTGCTGGAAGCCACCGGCGGCCGCCTGCTGGTCGACCAGATCACCAGCGCCGGTGCGCTGGAGACCCTGGCCCGCGGCAAGGCCAGGGGCCTGCGCCTGTCGGCCAGCGTGTCGATCAACCACCTTTCGTTCAACGAGCTGGATATCGGCGATTATCGCAGCTTCGCCAAGCTGACCCCGCCCCTGCGCGGCGAGGACGACCGCCAGGCCCTGATCGAGGCCCTGGCGTCGGGCCTGATCGACATCGTCGTCTCGGCCCACGCACCGGCCCCGGCCGAGGACAAGCGCCTGCCCTTCGACGAGGCCACACCCGGGGCCATCGGCGTCGAGACCCTGCTGCCGGCCCTGCTGTCGCTCTATCACGACGAGCGCCTGCCGCTGGTCGACCTGATCCGCGCCGTGACCCTCGCGCCCGCCGAGCTGCTGGGCCTGCGCGGCGGCCGGATCGCCCCCGGCGCGCCGGCGGACCTCGTGCTCTGCGACATCGACGCGCCGATCATCGTCGATGCGGCCAAGCTGCTGTCCAAGTCCAAGAACTCGCCGTTCGACGGGCGCAGGCTGCAGGGTCAGGTGCTGATGACGCTGGTGGATGGCCGGGTGGTGCATCGGGCGGAGGGGTAG
- the plsY gene encoding glycerol-3-phosphate 1-O-acyltransferase PlsY yields MQDLAQAVYLTLAIAVVGGYLLGSIPFGLIATRLGGAGDIRQIGSGNIGATNVLRSGRKDLAAITLIGDAGKGVLAVLLARWMTNDSAAIVALAGGAAFLGHLFPVWLKFKGGKGVATFYGVLLSACWPVGVLAAVTWLAMAVLFRISSLAALTAAALAAPFALATDQPHAMLVLALFMAVLIFIRHRENIARLLKGQEPKIGQKKAAEPPPPAA; encoded by the coding sequence GTGCAAGATCTCGCCCAAGCCGTCTATCTCACGCTCGCGATTGCCGTGGTCGGAGGCTACCTCCTCGGCTCGATCCCGTTCGGCCTGATCGCGACCCGCCTGGGCGGGGCCGGCGACATCCGCCAGATCGGTTCGGGCAATATCGGGGCGACCAATGTGCTGCGCTCCGGCCGCAAGGATCTGGCGGCCATCACCCTGATCGGCGATGCCGGCAAGGGCGTGCTGGCCGTGCTGCTGGCCCGCTGGATGACCAATGACAGCGCCGCCATCGTCGCTCTGGCCGGCGGCGCGGCCTTCCTGGGCCACCTGTTCCCGGTCTGGCTGAAATTCAAGGGCGGCAAGGGCGTGGCCACCTTCTATGGCGTGCTGCTCTCGGCCTGCTGGCCGGTGGGCGTGCTGGCCGCCGTCACCTGGCTGGCCATGGCCGTCCTCTTCCGGATCAGCTCCCTGGCCGCCCTGACCGCCGCGGCCCTGGCCGCGCCGTTCGCCCTGGCTACCGACCAGCCCCATGCCATGCTGGTCCTGGCCCTGTTCATGGCCGTGCTGATCTTCATCCGTCACCGCGAGAACATCGCCCGCCTGCTCAAGGGCCAGGAGCCGAAGATCGGCCAGAAGAAAGCGGCGGAGCCCCCGCCTCCGGCCGCGTGA
- the dprA gene encoding DNA-processing protein DprA, which produces MTPGRLSDPQRLAWLRLARTETVGPVAFEHLLARYGTPERALSALPDLSRRGGRATPLNIPLRDTIERELEAGAALGARLICGCEPDFPLRLAALDPPPPVLWALGRADLLAKATIAIVGARIASAAGQRFARQLAAELGEAGHVIVSGMARGVDGAAHEGALRTGTVAVLGGGVGDIYPPEHAALHARLAVEGCVVSESAPDRRAQAKDFPRRNRIISGLSLGVVVVEAELKSGSLITARLAAEQGRDVFAVPGSPLDPRARGTNDLIRQGAILCEGAEDVLRALSGQTQLRERDRTYDPAAEADLDLGALRERLAALLSPTAVSRDELVRATGAPTSAVMAALVELALAERADLLAGGMVAGV; this is translated from the coding sequence GTGACCCCGGGCCGCCTCTCGGATCCCCAGCGCCTGGCCTGGCTCAGGCTGGCGCGCACCGAGACGGTCGGCCCCGTCGCCTTCGAGCACCTTCTGGCCCGCTACGGCACGCCCGAACGCGCCCTCTCCGCCCTGCCCGACCTGTCCCGCCGCGGCGGTCGCGCGACGCCCCTGAACATTCCCCTGCGCGACACGATCGAGCGTGAACTCGAGGCCGGCGCGGCGCTCGGCGCGCGGCTGATCTGTGGCTGCGAACCCGACTTCCCCCTTCGACTGGCGGCCCTGGATCCCCCACCGCCGGTTCTCTGGGCCCTGGGCCGCGCCGACCTGTTGGCCAAGGCCACCATCGCCATCGTCGGGGCCCGCATCGCCTCGGCGGCCGGCCAGCGCTTTGCCCGCCAGTTGGCCGCCGAGCTGGGTGAGGCCGGCCACGTCATCGTCAGCGGCATGGCGCGGGGCGTCGACGGCGCGGCGCACGAGGGTGCCCTGCGTACCGGAACGGTCGCCGTGCTGGGCGGCGGGGTCGGCGACATCTATCCGCCCGAGCACGCGGCACTCCATGCCCGGCTCGCCGTCGAGGGCTGCGTCGTCAGCGAAAGCGCCCCCGACCGCCGGGCCCAGGCCAAGGACTTCCCCCGCCGCAACCGCATCATCTCGGGCTTGTCCCTCGGGGTGGTGGTGGTCGAGGCCGAGCTGAAGTCCGGCTCCCTGATCACCGCCCGCCTGGCTGCCGAGCAGGGTCGCGATGTCTTCGCCGTGCCCGGCTCGCCTCTGGATCCACGGGCCCGCGGCACCAACGACCTGATCCGCCAGGGCGCGATCCTGTGCGAGGGAGCCGAGGATGTGCTGCGGGCCCTGTCTGGCCAGACCCAGCTGCGCGAACGCGACCGGACCTATGATCCCGCCGCTGAGGCCGACCTCGACCTTGGCGCCCTGCGCGAGCGACTGGCCGCCCTGCTCTCGCCCACGGCCGTCTCGCGCGACGAGCTGGTGCGGGCCACCGGAGCCCCGACCTCGGCGGTGATGGCGGCCCTGGTGGAGCTGGCCCTGGCCGAACGGGCGGACCTGCTGGCCGGAGGGATGGTGGCTGGGGTTTGA
- a CDS encoding helix-turn-helix domain-containing protein, with protein MVRTGDLPMGKTDWDRLKAMTDEDINAAAQSDPDCPPLTEEQLSRFRRVNAIKDIRGRLGMTQAAFSAAFRLPLSTVRDWEQGRTTPDAPARTLLTAISRDPETMRRLVGGEAP; from the coding sequence GTGGTGCGTACCGGCGATCTGCCGATGGGCAAGACCGACTGGGATCGCCTCAAGGCGATGACAGACGAAGACATCAACGCCGCCGCCCAGTCCGATCCCGATTGCCCACCGCTGACCGAGGAGCAACTGTCCCGGTTCAGGCGCGTCAACGCGATCAAGGATATTCGCGGCCGGCTAGGCATGACCCAGGCGGCGTTCTCTGCGGCATTCCGCTTGCCGCTGTCGACGGTCCGTGACTGGGAACAGGGTCGAACCACGCCAGACGCGCCCGCCAGAACACTGCTCACAGCGATATCGCGGGATCCCGAGACGATGCGAAGGCTGGTCGGTGGCGAAGCGCCCTGA
- the topA gene encoding type I DNA topoisomerase, translating to MNVVVVESPAKAKTINKYLGSDYTVLASYGHIRDLPSKDGSVEPDNDFAMTWEVDAKSSKRISDIVDAMKGADRLILATDPDREGEAISWHVLEVLNKKKAVKGMTVQRVTFNAITKASVLEAMANPRDIDMELVEAYLARRALDYLVGFTLSPVLWRKLPGSRSAGRVQSVCLRLIVEREMEIERFKTQEYWSVEADVSAGADPFTARLVKHEGKKLTKFDLGNEGSALAARAAVEKAVFKISGVEKKPGKRSPAPPFTTSTLQQEASRKLGFSAQRTMQAAQKLYEGIDIGGETVGLITYMRTDGVSVGPEGIAEARDVIGNVYGKDYVPETPRYYKVKAKNAQEAHEAIRPTSLHRNPGSLRLEPDLGRLYELIWKRMIASQMESARIERTTVDIESHDGQTGLRATGQVVLFPGYLTVYEEGRDDDGDEDSARLPLIEDGAAAKVIEARADQHFTEPPPRYSEASLVKKMEELGIGRPSTYASVLTVLRDREYVKMEKNRFIPEDKGRLVTAFLEQFFRRYVEYDFTASLEEQLDLVSDGKLDWKQFLRDFWKEFHAAVGEIAELRVTNVLDALNEALGPHIFPDKGDGSNPRLCPTCGSGQLSLKVGKFGAFIGCSNYPECRFTRQLATAEGEGEAESADRDLGINPETGRSVWLKNGRFGPYVEEPPAAESGDKPKRSSLPKGWLPAAVDLEKALRLLSLPREVGQHPDDGKTITAGLGRFGPFVLHDGTYANLENPEDVFDIGLNRAVALLADKRAGGGRPQRGQAAALAELGNHPEDGKPVRVLSGRFGPYIKHGDTNANVPKGADPAALTLDEAVVLLAERVAKGGGKKPAKKAAAKKAPAKATAKAKAADGAAPAKKPAAKKPAAKKAAAPKKAAAKPKA from the coding sequence ATGAACGTCGTCGTCGTCGAGAGCCCGGCCAAGGCCAAGACCATCAACAAGTATCTCGGGTCCGACTACACGGTTCTCGCCTCGTACGGCCACATCCGCGACCTGCCCTCCAAGGACGGCTCGGTGGAGCCCGACAACGATTTTGCCATGACCTGGGAGGTCGACGCCAAGTCGTCCAAGCGGATTTCCGACATCGTCGACGCGATGAAGGGGGCCGATCGCCTGATCCTGGCCACCGACCCCGACCGCGAAGGGGAAGCCATCAGCTGGCACGTGCTGGAGGTCCTGAACAAGAAGAAGGCGGTCAAGGGGATGACCGTCCAGCGGGTCACCTTCAACGCCATCACCAAGGCCTCGGTGCTCGAGGCCATGGCCAATCCGCGCGACATCGACATGGAGCTGGTCGAGGCCTATCTGGCCCGCCGCGCCCTGGACTATCTGGTCGGTTTCACCCTTTCGCCGGTGCTGTGGCGCAAGCTGCCGGGCAGCCGCTCGGCCGGTCGCGTCCAGTCGGTCTGCCTGCGCCTGATCGTCGAGCGCGAGATGGAGATCGAGCGCTTCAAGACCCAGGAATACTGGAGCGTCGAGGCCGATGTCTCGGCCGGGGCCGATCCGTTCACGGCCCGCCTGGTCAAGCATGAGGGCAAGAAGCTCACCAAGTTCGACCTCGGCAACGAGGGCTCGGCCCTGGCCGCCAGGGCAGCGGTCGAGAAGGCCGTGTTCAAGATTTCCGGTGTCGAGAAGAAGCCCGGCAAACGCTCGCCGGCCCCGCCCTTCACCACCTCGACCCTGCAGCAGGAAGCCTCGCGCAAGCTCGGCTTCTCGGCCCAGCGCACCATGCAGGCGGCGCAAAAGCTCTATGAGGGCATCGATATCGGCGGCGAGACCGTCGGCCTGATCACCTATATGCGAACCGACGGCGTGTCGGTGGGCCCGGAAGGCATAGCCGAAGCCCGCGACGTGATAGGCAATGTCTATGGCAAGGACTATGTCCCGGAGACGCCGCGCTACTACAAGGTCAAGGCCAAGAACGCCCAGGAGGCCCACGAGGCCATCCGCCCGACCAGCCTGCACCGCAATCCCGGCTCCCTGCGCCTGGAGCCCGATCTGGGCCGGCTCTACGAGCTGATCTGGAAGCGGATGATCGCGTCGCAGATGGAAAGCGCCCGCATCGAGCGCACCACGGTCGACATCGAAAGCCATGACGGCCAGACCGGCCTGCGCGCCACCGGCCAGGTCGTGCTCTTCCCCGGCTATCTGACGGTCTATGAAGAAGGCCGCGACGACGACGGCGATGAAGACTCGGCCCGCCTGCCCCTGATCGAGGACGGTGCTGCCGCCAAGGTCATCGAGGCCCGCGCCGACCAGCACTTCACCGAACCGCCCCCGCGCTATTCGGAAGCCAGCCTCGTCAAGAAGATGGAAGAGCTCGGCATCGGCCGTCCCTCGACCTATGCCTCGGTCCTGACCGTCCTGCGCGACCGCGAATATGTGAAGATGGAGAAGAACCGCTTCATCCCAGAGGACAAGGGCCGGCTGGTCACCGCCTTCCTCGAGCAGTTCTTCCGCCGCTATGTCGAGTATGACTTCACGGCCAGCCTGGAAGAGCAGCTCGACCTGGTGTCGGACGGCAAGCTGGACTGGAAGCAGTTCCTGCGCGACTTCTGGAAAGAGTTCCATGCCGCCGTCGGCGAGATCGCCGAGCTGCGCGTCACCAATGTTCTGGACGCCCTCAATGAGGCGCTGGGACCGCATATCTTCCCCGACAAGGGCGACGGGTCCAACCCCCGCCTGTGCCCCACCTGCGGCTCCGGCCAGCTGTCCCTGAAGGTCGGCAAGTTCGGGGCCTTCATCGGCTGCTCGAACTATCCGGAATGCCGTTTCACCCGTCAGCTCGCTACCGCCGAGGGCGAAGGCGAAGCTGAGTCTGCGGACCGCGATCTGGGGATCAACCCGGAAACCGGTCGCTCGGTATGGCTGAAGAACGGCCGCTTTGGGCCCTATGTCGAAGAGCCACCGGCAGCGGAAAGCGGCGACAAGCCCAAACGATCAAGCCTGCCCAAGGGCTGGCTGCCGGCCGCCGTCGATCTGGAAAAGGCCCTGCGCCTGCTGTCCCTGCCCCGGGAGGTCGGTCAGCACCCCGACGACGGCAAGACGATCACCGCCGGACTTGGCCGGTTTGGTCCGTTCGTCCTGCACGACGGGACCTATGCCAATCTGGAGAACCCGGAGGATGTCTTCGACATCGGCCTGAACCGCGCCGTTGCCCTGCTGGCCGACAAGCGGGCCGGAGGCGGACGTCCGCAACGCGGTCAGGCCGCAGCCCTGGCCGAACTGGGCAATCACCCCGAGGACGGCAAGCCGGTCCGCGTGCTGTCCGGTCGCTTCGGCCCCTATATCAAGCACGGCGACACCAATGCCAATGTCCCCAAGGGGGCCGATCCTGCGGCCCTGACCCTGGACGAAGCGGTGGTCTTGCTGGCCGAACGCGTCGCCAAGGGCGGCGGCAAGAAGCCGGCAAAGAAAGCCGCCGCCAAGAAGGCTCCCGCCAAGGCCACGGCCAAGGCGAAAGCCGCTGACGGGGCGGCTCCAGCCAAGAAACCTGCTGCAAAAAAGCCGGCGGCGAAGAAGGCAGCGGCCCCGAAGAAGGCCGCAGCCAAGCCGAAGGCCTGA
- a CDS encoding helix-turn-helix domain-containing protein, protein MPIIVTLDVMLARRKMRARDLAQRIDMSETNLSLLRSGKVKGVRFDTIEKLCRELDCRPGDLLDFEAD, encoded by the coding sequence ATGCCGATCATCGTCACCCTGGATGTCATGCTGGCCCGTCGGAAGATGCGGGCCCGCGATCTGGCTCAGCGCATCGATATGAGCGAAACAAACCTGTCGCTGCTCCGGTCGGGAAAGGTGAAGGGCGTGCGCTTCGACACGATCGAAAAGCTTTGCCGTGAACTCGACTGTCGGCCGGGCGATCTGCTGGATTTCGAGGCGGACTGA